The bacterium genome window below encodes:
- a CDS encoding crotonase/enoyl-CoA hydratase family protein has product MQNYETLLVTVTNHVAHIIINRPQKANAMNQAFWTEIKQVCEWVDKTPDVRVAIISGNGPHFTAGIDLQMLMGFVSQTADNCEGRKRENIRLAVLELQSSFTAIEKCRKPIIAAIHGGCIGGGVDMVSACDMRFCTADAFFTIKEIDMGMTADVGTLQRLPHLIGDGIMREMAYTGRHVYGPEAKEIGLVNRTFATKEDMLAEVTKLAQTIAAKSPLSIRGTKEIIVYTRDHPVADSLNYIATWNAAMLLSNDIQEGMMAAMEKREPIFKG; this is encoded by the coding sequence ATGCAAAATTACGAAACCCTTCTTGTTACCGTCACCAATCACGTGGCCCACATCATTATAAACCGCCCTCAAAAAGCAAACGCGATGAACCAAGCTTTTTGGACGGAGATAAAACAAGTGTGTGAATGGGTGGATAAAACTCCCGATGTGCGGGTAGCCATCATCAGTGGCAATGGCCCACATTTTACTGCCGGCATTGATTTACAAATGCTCATGGGTTTTGTTTCTCAAACTGCCGACAATTGCGAAGGACGTAAACGCGAAAATATACGTTTAGCTGTTTTGGAATTACAAAGTTCGTTTACGGCCATTGAAAAATGTCGCAAACCCATTATTGCCGCCATCCACGGCGGTTGCATTGGCGGCGGCGTGGATATGGTGAGTGCATGCGACATGCGTTTTTGCACTGCCGATGCCTTTTTTACCATTAAAGAAATTGATATGGGCATGACCGCCGATGTAGGCACGCTGCAACGTCTACCTCATTTAATTGGCGACGGCATCATGCGCGAGATGGCTTATACCGGACGCCATGTGTATGGTCCTGAGGCAAAAGAAATTGGGCTTGTGAATCGCACCTTTGCTACTAAAGAAGACATGCTAGCCGAAGTTACAAAACTAGCCCAAACTATCGCCGCCAAGTCGCCTCTCTCTATAAGAGGCACAAAAGAAATAATTGTGTATACGCGTGATCATCCGGTAGCAGATAGCCTTAACTATATTGCCACCTGGAATGCGGCCATGCTGCTTTCAAACGATATTCAAGAAGGCATGATGGCGGCGATGGAAAAACGAGAACCAATTTTTAAGGGTTGA
- the aroC gene encoding chorismate synthase gives MAGNSFGQIFRITTAGESHGPGNVVIIDGVPAGIKLATSDFFLDLSRRRPGQSKIVTQRNESDMPQILSGVFEGKTTGTALAIFIPNEDQRSHDYGDIKDKYRPGHADYTFDAKYGFRDYRGGGRSSARETNVRVAAGVVAKKILEKAGVSIVGYVRQVGDIKANIPQPEKVTLKQVEANIIRCPDVKAAPKMIALVEKMRKEVDSIGGIAEIVATGVPAGLGEPVFDKLKADLAKAMMSLPAVLGFEYGIGFGAALLKGSENNDIFVPKGKNITTLSNRHGGMLGGISSGLPIVVRCAIKPTSSLARDQQTVTTGGKKTTIKTKGRHDPCLLPRFIPMGEAMMAITLADHLLRHQAAH, from the coding sequence ATGGCAGGTAATTCCTTTGGACAAATTTTTCGCATCACCACAGCCGGTGAAAGTCACGGCCCTGGCAATGTGGTTATTATCGACGGCGTACCCGCCGGCATTAAGCTTGCTACGTCCGATTTCTTTTTAGATTTATCCCGCCGACGCCCCGGCCAATCTAAAATTGTAACCCAACGCAACGAATCGGACATGCCACAAATTTTATCGGGCGTTTTTGAAGGCAAAACAACAGGCACCGCTTTAGCCATCTTTATTCCCAACGAAGACCAACGCTCACACGATTATGGCGATATTAAAGATAAATACCGTCCAGGACACGCCGATTATACCTTTGATGCCAAATATGGTTTTAGAGATTATCGCGGTGGAGGACGCAGCAGCGCCCGCGAAACCAATGTGCGTGTAGCCGCCGGTGTGGTGGCTAAAAAAATATTAGAAAAAGCCGGAGTTTCTATTGTGGGTTATGTGCGCCAGGTGGGCGATATAAAAGCCAACATCCCGCAGCCCGAAAAAGTAACGTTAAAACAGGTAGAAGCCAATATCATCCGTTGCCCCGATGTAAAAGCCGCACCCAAGATGATTGCTCTGGTAGAAAAAATGCGCAAGGAAGTGGATTCTATTGGGGGTATTGCCGAAATTGTAGCCACGGGTGTTCCCGCCGGGCTTGGCGAACCCGTGTTTGATAAATTAAAAGCCGATTTAGCAAAAGCCATGATGAGCTTACCCGCTGTATTGGGTTTTGAATATGGCATAGGCTTTGGCGCTGCTTTATTAAAAGGAAGCGAAAATAACGATATTTTTGTGCCCAAGGGTAAAAACATCACCACACTTTCTAACCGTCACGGTGGCATGTTGGGTGGTATTTCATCCGGGTTACCTATTGTTGTGCGCTGCGCCATTAAACCCACTAGCTCACTAGCACGCGACCAGCAAACCGTAACCACTGGTGGCAAAAAAACCACCATTAAAACCAAAGGTCGCCACGATCCCTGCTTGCTTCCCCGCTTTATTCCTATGGGCGAAGCCATGATGGCCATTACCTTGGCCGACCACCTGTTAAGGCATCAAGCTGCCCACTAA
- the rimK gene encoding 30S ribosomal protein S6--L-glutamate ligase, producing MKIGILSLRPSLYSTKRLKEAAEARGHDVRVVDYLRCYMNITSRNPHVIFAGEKLDFDAIIPRIGASRTFYGSAVVRQFEMMGVFSANESQSINRSRDKLRSLQLLSREGVNLPVTGFSYSTKDIDGLINIAGGAPLIIKLLEGTQGIGVVLAETKKAAESVISAFRGIKANILVQKYIKESSGTDIRAFVVGDKVVASMKRTAPEGEFRSNLHRGGTASKIELSEEETQTAIKAARTLGLNIAGVDMMRSNSGPLVLEVNSSPGLKGIESCTGVDVAGEIIQFLEVNAARGKTQDKVKG from the coding sequence ATGAAAATTGGAATTTTGTCGCTGCGCCCCAGTTTGTATTCTACCAAACGTCTTAAAGAAGCTGCCGAAGCCCGGGGGCACGATGTGCGCGTGGTTGATTATTTACGCTGCTACATGAACATCACCTCGCGCAACCCCCATGTTATTTTTGCCGGCGAAAAACTGGATTTCGATGCCATCATCCCGCGCATTGGCGCCTCGCGCACTTTTTATGGATCGGCCGTGGTACGCCAGTTTGAAATGATGGGCGTTTTCTCGGCCAACGAATCTCAATCCATCAACCGGTCGCGCGATAAATTACGCTCACTTCAACTCTTGTCTCGCGAGGGTGTTAATTTGCCGGTTACAGGCTTTTCGTACTCAACAAAAGATATTGATGGTTTAATCAACATAGCCGGTGGAGCGCCCCTCATCATTAAATTACTGGAAGGAACTCAGGGCATTGGTGTGGTTCTAGCCGAAACCAAAAAAGCGGCCGAATCGGTTATTTCGGCCTTTCGCGGTATTAAAGCCAATATCTTGGTCCAAAAGTATATTAAAGAATCCTCCGGCACCGACATCCGCGCTTTTGTAGTGGGCGATAAAGTGGTAGCCAGCATGAAACGCACCGCCCCCGAAGGCGAATTTAGAAGCAATTTGCACCGCGGAGGCACTGCTTCGAAAATAGAACTATCAGAAGAAGAAACTCAAACAGCCATCAAAGCCGCCCGTACTCTAGGCTTAAACATTGCCGGTGTAGATATGATGCGCTCTAACAGCGGGCCGCTTGTACTCGAAGTCAATTCTTCGCCGGGCTTAAAAGGCATAGAAAGCTGCACTGGCGTGGATGTAGCTGGCGAGATCATCCAGTTTTTAGAAGTCAACGCCGCCCGTGGCAAAACGCAGGATAAGGTGAAAGGCTAA
- a CDS encoding RimK/LysX family protein has product MKRHIIGWREWVSLPDLVIPQIKAKIDTGAKSSSIHAFDLELITRGKLRIARFIIHPLQKNEKKSVAVELPIHDFRSVKSSNGQEELRPVILTRVSLMGLTWPIELTLTRRDDMGFRMLLGRQAIRDKFLINAGKSFFGKKFDKYHINPDKKEKDL; this is encoded by the coding sequence ATGAAACGGCATATTATTGGCTGGCGCGAATGGGTAAGTTTGCCCGATCTCGTCATCCCTCAAATTAAAGCCAAAATTGATACGGGTGCTAAATCTTCATCCATTCATGCGTTTGACTTGGAACTTATCACTCGGGGCAAATTACGTATCGCCCGATTTATTATTCACCCCTTACAAAAAAACGAAAAAAAATCGGTTGCCGTTGAACTTCCTATCCACGATTTTAGGAGTGTTAAAAGTTCCAACGGACAGGAAGAATTACGCCCGGTAATTTTAACCCGTGTATCTCTGATGGGTTTAACTTGGCCCATTGAACTTACTTTAACCAGACGTGATGATATGGGTTTTAGGATGTTACTGGGGCGTCAGGCTATACGTGATAAATTTTTAATTAACGCCGGCAAATCATTTTTTGGTAAGAAATTTGATAAGTATCATATTAATCCCGATAAAAAGGAAAAAGATTTATGA
- a CDS encoding Fic family protein: MKIFKKTHPWLSFQFDMGKAHPELWLALGAAASKCEHLSRVPLRPGTAKRLHQVYLAKGIAATTAIEGNTLSEAEVLKAVEGKLEVPPSKEYLKQEVENILEACNKIGSQVANSTLPQLSSDSICSYNRQVLDKLPSKEDVIPGELRTHSVVVGNIYRGAPAEDCPYLLERLCEWLNGPDFQAKKSTENMAIVYAIIKAVVAHLYLAWIHPFGDGNGRTARLLEFQILLFAGVPSPAVHLLSNHYNQTRTEYYRQLDMASKSGGNILPFLQYAITGFVDGLRAQLNYVWEQQWDVAWRNYVHELFQSKNSMSNIRQKHLALDLGMQKDWVNYSQVAELTTRLAKAYAGKTSKTIQRDLNLLEEMGLVERNARQVRAKIEIILYFLPLRNKRA, translated from the coding sequence ATGAAGATTTTTAAGAAAACACACCCGTGGCTGTCATTTCAGTTTGATATGGGGAAGGCCCATCCTGAACTATGGTTAGCTTTAGGGGCGGCTGCATCTAAGTGTGAACACCTTTCTCGTGTTCCTTTAAGACCTGGGACTGCTAAACGGCTCCATCAAGTTTATTTAGCAAAAGGTATAGCTGCAACAACGGCCATTGAAGGAAATACACTTTCTGAGGCAGAAGTGTTGAAAGCTGTGGAAGGTAAGCTGGAAGTTCCTCCATCAAAAGAGTATCTTAAGCAAGAAGTTGAAAATATTCTAGAGGCTTGTAATAAAATTGGAAGCCAAGTAGCAAATAGTACACTTCCTCAACTTTCTTCTGATTCAATTTGTTCTTATAATCGTCAAGTGCTTGATAAGCTTCCGTCTAAAGAAGATGTAATCCCTGGAGAATTGCGTACACATTCTGTGGTTGTAGGTAATATTTATCGTGGAGCTCCTGCAGAAGATTGTCCTTATTTGTTGGAGCGTTTATGTGAATGGCTTAATGGACCTGATTTTCAAGCTAAAAAGTCTACTGAAAATATGGCTATAGTTTATGCAATTATCAAAGCCGTTGTAGCCCATTTATATTTGGCTTGGATACATCCGTTTGGAGATGGAAATGGACGCACGGCCCGGTTGTTGGAATTTCAAATTTTACTTTTTGCTGGTGTGCCTTCGCCTGCCGTGCACTTATTAAGTAATCATTATAACCAGACTAGGACTGAGTATTATCGTCAGCTGGATATGGCAAGCAAATCGGGAGGTAATATTCTTCCCTTTTTGCAATATGCCATCACTGGGTTTGTTGATGGTTTAAGGGCTCAGTTAAATTATGTTTGGGAGCAACAATGGGATGTAGCCTGGCGTAACTATGTCCATGAATTGTTCCAAAGTAAGAATAGTATGAGCAATATACGTCAAAAACATTTGGCGCTTGATCTTGGTATGCAAAAAGATTGGGTTAATTATTCTCAAGTGGCAGAGCTGACAACGCGTTTAGCTAAGGCTTATGCAGGCAAGACAAGCAAAACCATTCAGCGTGATTTAAATTTATTAGAGGAAATGGGATTAGTTGAACGAAATGCGAGGCAGGTAAGAGCAAAAATAGAAATTATTCTTTATTTTTTGCCATTACGTAATAAAAGAGCTTAG
- a CDS encoding PA0069 family radical SAM protein, with translation MNAPNSKIFFGKKLKGRGTATNPPNRFLSTITVPEELEPTPEDDNPTLKTDLLPDDTHSILSRNDSPDIPFEYSINPYRGCEHGCVYCYARPYHEYLGFSSGLDFETKIMVKHDAPQLLEKELQKKSWVPQVVAMSGVTDPYQPVERKLEVTRNCLKVLARHKNPVVFITKNHLVTRDIDILSDMAKDNLVKVNLSITSLDVHTQRVMEPRASTPEQRLNAIEKLSQAGIPVGVMTAPVIPAINDFEIPQILKEASMRGAKWAGYVLVRLAYKLKELFENWLETFFPDRKEKVIHRLQEMRGGKLYDPKFGSRMRGEGVLAQEIENLFKMGCKTAGLNREMIPLRTDLFVRDADQMSLF, from the coding sequence ATGAATGCTCCCAATTCAAAAATCTTTTTTGGAAAGAAACTCAAAGGGCGGGGGACGGCCACAAATCCCCCAAACCGCTTTTTATCTACCATTACCGTTCCCGAAGAACTCGAACCTACTCCCGAAGACGATAACCCTACCTTAAAAACCGATCTCCTGCCCGATGACACGCATAGTATTTTATCCCGCAACGATAGCCCCGATATTCCTTTTGAGTACAGCATCAACCCGTATCGTGGTTGTGAGCATGGTTGTGTGTATTGTTATGCGCGGCCTTATCATGAATATTTGGGTTTTTCATCCGGGCTCGATTTTGAAACTAAAATTATGGTGAAGCACGATGCCCCTCAACTTTTAGAAAAAGAACTGCAAAAGAAAAGTTGGGTGCCGCAAGTGGTGGCTATGAGTGGTGTGACCGATCCTTACCAGCCCGTGGAACGAAAGTTAGAAGTTACGCGAAATTGTCTCAAAGTTTTAGCGCGTCATAAAAATCCTGTGGTGTTTATCACTAAAAATCATCTGGTCACGCGTGATATCGATATTTTGAGTGATATGGCCAAAGACAATCTTGTTAAAGTCAATCTATCCATCACGTCTCTTGATGTGCATACGCAGCGTGTGATGGAGCCGAGGGCGTCTACGCCCGAGCAAAGGCTCAATGCCATCGAAAAATTATCTCAAGCTGGAATACCTGTGGGTGTGATGACAGCGCCCGTTATTCCGGCCATTAACGATTTTGAAATTCCCCAAATATTAAAGGAGGCTTCTATGAGAGGTGCTAAATGGGCCGGCTACGTGCTGGTGAGGCTTGCGTATAAACTAAAAGAGCTGTTTGAGAACTGGCTAGAAACTTTTTTTCCCGACCGAAAAGAAAAAGTGATTCATCGTTTGCAGGAGATGCGCGGTGGAAAATTATATGATCCTAAGTTTGGCAGCCGCATGCGTGGCGAGGGTGTGTTGGCCCAGGAAATTGAGAATTTGTTTAAAATGGGTTGTAAAACTGCCGGTCTTAATAGGGAAATGATTCCCTTACGCACCGATTTATTTGTGCGTGATGCCGACCAGATGAGTTTGTTTTAG
- a CDS encoding class I SAM-dependent methyltransferase: MILILYTTLYREGGPQFKRAAETLQKTKQIEYPGLSIECWAVESKRDFVDVMEKILKQGIVLKEFHFIGHAGMYGPMFRTTAMPEQFSPYEWKHLTLPMNAATRAYFHTCRSARFFAPFFSRTFNVVSYGYHLYTTVSRSPNRFVWEGFKDTADLYVMSCAGRKSHGYFGSLRKFLGLAKAERFIEFKPGPLKADPSYNTVAQLYDEAFADIGVRADECKWLEGHLFGSSKKSGLRVLDIGCGNGALLGRLSPYLAKGCGVDASLTMIETAAKRWGTSGYLEFKTVDSPSLPYPNQSFDAVISLLSFRYLDWDPLMNEMRRVLAPGGKILIVDMVTVPAKIWEWPRLLWDKLRTFWQLKKNRDFRIKLKKLVSHPDWKGMLNYNPIRAEHEYRWYLASRYPQGKLFILNRGLHNRVLAFDSGPLQPGWVPPQSYP, translated from the coding sequence ATGATTTTAATACTGTATACCACATTGTACCGGGAAGGTGGCCCTCAATTTAAGAGGGCGGCGGAAACACTGCAGAAAACCAAGCAAATTGAATATCCCGGTCTTTCTATTGAATGTTGGGCCGTTGAAAGTAAACGTGATTTTGTGGATGTGATGGAAAAAATCCTGAAGCAGGGTATTGTTTTAAAAGAATTTCATTTTATTGGCCATGCCGGAATGTATGGTCCAATGTTCCGTACAACCGCCATGCCGGAGCAGTTTAGCCCGTACGAATGGAAGCATTTAACATTGCCTATGAATGCGGCCACCCGTGCCTATTTTCATACCTGTCGCAGTGCCCGTTTTTTTGCCCCTTTTTTTTCTCGTACCTTTAATGTTGTAAGCTATGGCTACCATCTTTACACAACCGTATCCCGCAGTCCAAATCGCTTTGTTTGGGAAGGTTTTAAAGATACAGCTGACTTGTATGTGATGAGCTGTGCTGGGCGTAAGTCGCACGGATATTTTGGTTCGCTTCGTAAATTTTTAGGTTTGGCCAAAGCTGAGCGCTTTATTGAATTTAAACCGGGACCTCTTAAAGCGGATCCTAGTTATAATACGGTAGCCCAACTTTATGATGAAGCGTTTGCCGATATTGGGGTGCGTGCCGATGAATGTAAGTGGCTTGAAGGCCATCTTTTTGGTTCCAGCAAAAAATCTGGTTTAAGGGTATTGGATATTGGTTGCGGTAATGGTGCTTTATTAGGGCGTTTATCTCCTTACCTTGCAAAAGGCTGTGGTGTGGATGCCTCCCTAACAATGATTGAGACTGCAGCTAAACGCTGGGGAACTAGTGGGTATCTTGAGTTTAAAACTGTTGATTCACCTTCTTTGCCATATCCCAATCAAAGTTTTGATGCAGTAATATCGTTATTGTCTTTTCGTTATTTAGATTGGGACCCTCTTATGAATGAGATGCGCCGCGTGTTGGCCCCGGGAGGAAAAATACTGATTGTGGATATGGTTACCGTACCGGCCAAGATATGGGAGTGGCCGCGGTTATTGTGGGATAAGCTGAGGACTTTTTGGCAACTTAAAAAAAATCGTGATTTTAGAATAAAACTTAAAAAACTGGTTTCTCATCCGGATTGGAAGGGGATGTTAAACTATAACCCTATCCGAGCCGAGCATGAATACCGGTGGTATCTCGCTAGCCGATATCCCCAAGGGAAGCTCTTTATTTTAAATAGAGGTTTGCATAACCGCGTGCTGGCTTTTGATTCGGGGCCACTCCAGCCGGGCTGGGTTCCGCCGCAAAGTTATCCTTAA
- a CDS encoding aspartate/glutamate racemase family protein encodes MSMLNKEQKLAILDWGVGGLGFYQLFKKNYPHSGVYYFSDTGAVPYGRLKKNNLKKRIRKVLSFLHQQGVTHVVLACNAASTVLEPGKDFFSPLVMTGVINPVLCSVGFAKGSKVGVMGGFQTVRSGIYRRALIKKGCDVKQRVGQKISWLIENGTVDGPNMEKEIYRTVFPLKSCHYLILACTHYPVVGRLIKKMYPYPSLIDPVTCLMDWVKKHWPIFDNNFPDIFITTGDSSKMRRAALSAFGVHLSWVKKIKL; translated from the coding sequence ATGTCTATGTTAAACAAAGAGCAAAAACTAGCGATTCTCGATTGGGGGGTAGGAGGACTTGGCTTTTATCAGCTCTTTAAAAAAAACTATCCTCACTCGGGGGTATATTATTTTTCAGATACGGGTGCTGTGCCTTATGGAAGGCTTAAAAAAAACAATCTTAAAAAGAGAATACGAAAGGTGTTATCTTTTTTGCATCAACAAGGTGTTACGCATGTGGTGTTGGCCTGTAATGCAGCCAGTACTGTTTTAGAGCCCGGTAAGGATTTTTTTTCGCCGTTAGTGATGACAGGCGTAATTAACCCGGTATTATGCAGTGTTGGCTTTGCAAAGGGAAGTAAAGTGGGAGTGATGGGTGGTTTTCAAACAGTCCGTTCGGGTATTTACCGGAGGGCTCTTATTAAAAAAGGGTGCGATGTAAAACAACGAGTTGGGCAAAAAATATCATGGCTTATAGAAAACGGCACGGTAGATGGACCTAATATGGAAAAAGAGATATATCGAACAGTATTCCCTTTAAAAAGCTGTCATTATCTTATCTTGGCTTGTACCCATTATCCTGTTGTGGGGAGGCTTATCAAAAAAATGTACCCTTATCCTTCTCTCATCGATCCAGTAACATGTTTGATGGATTGGGTTAAGAAACATTGGCCAATTTTTGATAATAATTTCCCAGATATTTTTATAACAACTGGAGATAGCTCTAAAATGCGCCGAGCGGCCTTGTCAGCTTTTGGAGTGCATTTATCGTGGGTTAAAAAAATTAAACTTTAA